The genomic segment GGCTGGCTGTGTTATGCGGAAGCCGGCAAGACTCAGCGAATCGTCCGGGCGGAGGATATCCGCATTCCCGGTCTGCACAATGTGGAAAATTACCTGGCTGCCATTGCAGCCGTATGGGGTGAGGTTCCGGCAGAAACCATTGTAGAGGTGGCAAAGACCTTTGGCGGCGTGGAGCACCGGATCGAATTTGTCCGGGAACTGGATGGAGTTAAGTGGTACAATGACAGCATTGCCACCAGCCCCACCCGTGTGCTGGCAGGTCTGCGCTCCTTCAACCAGCGACTCATCGTCATTGCCGGAGGCTATGACAAAAAAATTCCCTTTGAGCCCATGGCGGAAACCGTGAATCAGCGGGTCAAGATTCTGATCCTCATGGGCGTGACGGCTCCGAAAATTGAAAAGGCCGTGACGGAGGATCCAAGCTATGATCCGGCAAAGCTGCAGATCGTCCACGCTGCATCCATGGAAGAAGCAGTGCAGAAGGCAAAGGAGCTGGCACAGCCCGGGGATATCGTGACCCTGTCTCCCGCCTGCGCAAGCTTTGACCTGTATCCCAACTTTGAAGCACGGGGACAGCACTTCAAAAACCTTGTAAAGGAGCTGTAAGCATGGAACTGTTCGAGAGGATCCGTACTCTGGCGGATGCGTCCGGGGTCTCCGGCAATGAGACAGAGGCAGCTCTGACCGCTTTGGAGATGCTGCGGGAATTCTGCCCGGATGCGGTGTATGAAAATGGCAATGTGATCGGTCACCTGGGCGTCCGGGAGCCTGGCAAGCCCCATGTGCTGATTGATGCCCATATCGATCAGATCGGCATGATCGTAACGGATATTGAAGAAAATGGCTTTCTGCGGATCGGCAATGTGGGTGGTCTGGACCGGCGGCTGATGCCGGCGCAGTCCGTGCTGATCCATGGCAGGGAGCTGATCGGCGGCGTGATCTGCACCATTCCCCCCCACTTGTCTGGAGGGAAGGATGCTTCCGTGCCGAAAATGGAGGATCTGGCAGTGGATACGGGCTATGACCAGACGCAGGTTTCGGCTCTGGTATCCCGGGGGGATTTTGTGCAGTTTGACACCAGCTGCATGCCCCTGCTGGATGACCGGATGACTGGTGCCGCCCTGGATGACCGATGCGGCGTGGCTGCCATTCTGCGGATGCTGGAGCTTTTGCAGGGGGAGAAACTGCCCTGTAGTGTGACCATTCTCTTTTCCAGCCAGGAGGAGCTGGGGGAACGGGGCGCAAAGATTGCCGCATATACGGTGGATCCGGACATCGCACTGGCGGTGGATGTGAGCTTCGGCTGTACTGCCGACGATAAGCCCAGTGAAACCGGGGAATTGGGCAAGGGTTCCATGATCGGCATTTCCCCCACCCTGTCCAGAGAGGTGAGCAATGCCCTCATAGACGCTGCCCGGGCAGAGAATCTGCCCTATCAGCTGGAGGTCATGGAGGGACTGACTTCTACCAATGCGGATCGGTTCAGCGTGGCACGGGGGGGCGCAAAGGCATGTACCGTGTCCATTCCCCTCAAATACATGCACACCCCGGTGGAGGTTATTGACACCCGGGATGTGGAACTGACCGCAAAGCTCCTGTGTGCTTATCTTAGGAGGTGTTCTGCATGCTGAAGCATTTAGAGGCTTTGTGCCGCCTGTGTGGCACTTCCGGCAATGAACAGGATGTGCGTGCCTATATTCAGCAGACCATTGGCGATCTCGGCACATGCACTGTGGATCCCCTTGGGAATCTGCTGGTGCTGCGCAAGGGAAGAAAGCGCCCGGAGAAAACGCTGATGCTTTCCGCCCATATGGACGAGGTTGGTATGATCGTCACTAGTATCCGTTCTGACGGCAGCCTGACTTTCGGGGCAGTAGGAGGCGTGGATCCCTTTGTTATGATCGGCAGACAGGTGCTGGTGGGGGATGCAACGCTGCCCGGGGTCATCGGTGCCAAGGCGGTGCATAAGCTGTCCGCCGCCCAGCGGGATCAGGCACCCACCTGTGATGCCTTGTCCATTGACATTGGTGCGGTGGATGCAGAGCAGGCAAAGCGTTATGTGCGTCCCGGGGATTTCGTGCATTTTTTGCCCAACTACCGGAGCATGGGGGATGGCATGATCGCCTCCAAGGCGCTGGATGACCGGGCAGGCTGTGCCATTTTGCTGGATCTTCTGGAACAGGAGCCGGAGTATGACACCTGGTTTGCATTCCTGGTGCAGGAGGAGGTAGGTCTCCGGGGAGCGATGGCGGCGGCGTATACCATTGCTCCGGATTACGCCATTGTACTGGAAACCACCACTGCCAGTGACATTCCGGACGTGTCCGGTGCAAAGCAGGTATGCCGGCTGGGCGGCGGTGCTGTGGTATCCTTTATGGATCGCAGCACCCTGTATGACCGGGAGCTGTACCGGCTTGCATTCGATACCGCCCGGCGGGAACAGATTCCGGTGCAGACCAAGACCATGATCGCAGGGGGCAATGACAGCGGCGCCATTCATATTTCCGGTAAGGGCGTCCGGACGCTTGCCATTTCCGCACCCTGCCGATACCTGCATTCGCCCTCCTGCGTGTTGGCGTACAAGGATCTTTGCGCCTGTGAGCAACTGGCAGGGGCAATGATGCAAGAGATCCGGCAGCTATGATCCGGCAGCTGACAGAGGCATCCCAGCTGGATTGTGGGTGCCTGAAAACCAACCGGTACGGCAGATGGATCTACACCTATCTGCGTGCCTATGGGGTGGGGTATGATTTCTGCCGCTTTTTCCGCATAGAGGGTGCCGGAACCGGCTATGCGCTGCTGTTCAACGCCACACTGACCATCTATATGGATCCTACCAAGGAGGATCTGACGGAGCTTGCCCGGGAAATCCAGATGTTCATTGCCATGCATCAGCCTTTCCGGGTGGAGACTACCGCAAATCTGATGCAGTACCTGATGCAGACGGAGGGGTATCTCCCCCTGCACCGGACGGTGTTTGAACTGACCTCCACCGGGTTGCCGGAGGATTTTGACGAATACGAAATTGATTTTGCTCCCAGACTGGACGATGCCTATGATATCCTCCGGGAGGGCTTCCCCCATCTGATTGCCCATGATCTGTGGCTGACGGATGTGTCCCATCGGCTCCGCAGAGGGGTCAGCAAGGTATTTACTTATAAAAATTCCACCACTGCCACCATCCTGTATGATGTGGACAATGAGGTGCTGATCGCCCAGGTTGCCACCCGTGCAGCTGCCAGAGGCAGTGGATATGCCCGGCAGTTTCTTCGCTGGCTGGCAGGATTTCTGGAGCAGTTCGGAAAGCATGCAGTGCTGATGGCACTGGATATCCGGGTCAGCTTCTATACGGAGATCGGCTTCCGCCCTCTGGAAACGGAATATGTGCTGGAGCGCACGGAGCATGACCCGGAAGCCATGCAGAAAGGAAAGTTGAACTAATGTCTGATTTTTTCAGGATTGACCCTCGCATTATGCAGCTTGCGGAACAGGCGGAGCAGATCGCTGCGCAGAAATTTGCGGAGATCGACGCCAATGCCGCTTACAACGGGGAAAAGGTGCTTGCCGCCTTTATCAAAAACCGGGTCAGTGAGCCTTGCTTTTACGGCAGTACCGGCTACGGATACGGGGACATTGGCAGAGAGACCCTGGATAAGGTGTATGCCCAGGTGCTGGATGCGGAGGATGCTCTGGTGCGGCACACTTTTGTGTCCGGAACCCATGCCCTGTCCGTTGCTTTGTTCGGGGTGCTGCGTCCCGGGGACAAGCTGCTGGCAGTGACCGGTAAGCCCTACGATACCCTGGAGGAAGTGATCGGCATCAGCGGCACCCCCGGGAACGGTTCTCTCATGGATTACGGCGTGGAGTATGGAGAGGTGCCTTTGACCGGTGGGGGGCTGCCGGATCTGGATGCCATTGCACAGGCTGTGCCCGGGGCAAAGGTAGCATATATCCAGCGCTCCAGAGGATATTCCCTGCGGCCTGCCTATACGGTGGAACAGATCCAGGAGATCGTGCAGACCGTGCGCCGGGTCAGCCCGGATACCATTGTAATGGTGGACAACTGCTATGGGGAATTTGTCCAGCGCAGGGAGCCTACCTCTGTGGGGGCGGATCTGATCATCGGCTCTCTGATTAAGAATGCAGGGGGATCCATTGCCCAGACCGGCGGCTACATTGCCGGCAGAAAGGATCTGGTGGAGCTTTGCTCCTATCGGCTCACCTGCGTGGGTATGGGCAAGGAAGTGGGTTGTACCCTGCATCAGAACAAGGAAATGTTCCTGGGGCTGTTCTTTGCGCCGGATGTAGTGGCAAATGCTTTGAAAACCGCTGCCTTTGCTGCGGAGCTGTTCCGGCTCATGGGCTTTGACAGCTATCCGGCATTGTCCGAGACCCGGGGGGATATCATCACCGCCATCCGGTTTGGCACTCCGGAGCTGCTGACCGCCTTTTGTCAGGGCGTGCAGAAGGGCGCCCCTGTGGATGCCTTTGTAACACCGGAGCCCTGGGACATGCCCGGCTATACCAGCCAGGTCATCATGGCGGCAGGGGCATTCACCATGGGGGCTTCCATTGAGCTTTCTGCGGATGCACCCATGCGGGAACCATACGCAGTCTGGATGCAGGG from the Ruminococcus champanellensis 18P13 = JCM 17042 genome contains:
- a CDS encoding GNAT family N-acetyltransferase produces the protein MIRQLTEASQLDCGCLKTNRYGRWIYTYLRAYGVGYDFCRFFRIEGAGTGYALLFNATLTIYMDPTKEDLTELAREIQMFIAMHQPFRVETTANLMQYLMQTEGYLPLHRTVFELTSTGLPEDFDEYEIDFAPRLDDAYDILREGFPHLIAHDLWLTDVSHRLRRGVSKVFTYKNSTTATILYDVDNEVLIAQVATRAAARGSGYARQFLRWLAGFLEQFGKHAVLMALDIRVSFYTEIGFRPLETEYVLERTEHDPEAMQKGKLN
- a CDS encoding M42 family metallopeptidase, with the translated sequence MELFERIRTLADASGVSGNETEAALTALEMLREFCPDAVYENGNVIGHLGVREPGKPHVLIDAHIDQIGMIVTDIEENGFLRIGNVGGLDRRLMPAQSVLIHGRELIGGVICTIPPHLSGGKDASVPKMEDLAVDTGYDQTQVSALVSRGDFVQFDTSCMPLLDDRMTGAALDDRCGVAAILRMLELLQGEKLPCSVTILFSSQEELGERGAKIAAYTVDPDIALAVDVSFGCTADDKPSETGELGKGSMIGISPTLSREVSNALIDAARAENLPYQLEVMEGLTSTNADRFSVARGGAKACTVSIPLKYMHTPVEVIDTRDVELTAKLLCAYLRRCSAC
- a CDS encoding aminotransferase class I/II-fold pyridoxal phosphate-dependent enzyme, with translation MSDFFRIDPRIMQLAEQAEQIAAQKFAEIDANAAYNGEKVLAAFIKNRVSEPCFYGSTGYGYGDIGRETLDKVYAQVLDAEDALVRHTFVSGTHALSVALFGVLRPGDKLLAVTGKPYDTLEEVIGISGTPGNGSLMDYGVEYGEVPLTGGGLPDLDAIAQAVPGAKVAYIQRSRGYSLRPAYTVEQIQEIVQTVRRVSPDTIVMVDNCYGEFVQRREPTSVGADLIIGSLIKNAGGSIAQTGGYIAGRKDLVELCSYRLTCVGMGKEVGCTLHQNKEMFLGLFFAPDVVANALKTAAFAAELFRLMGFDSYPALSETRGDIITAIRFGTPELLTAFCQGVQKGAPVDAFVTPEPWDMPGYTSQVIMAAGAFTMGASIELSADAPMREPYAVWMQGGITYASGRIGILLAAQEMLDRGLILK
- a CDS encoding M42 family metallopeptidase; translation: MLKHLEALCRLCGTSGNEQDVRAYIQQTIGDLGTCTVDPLGNLLVLRKGRKRPEKTLMLSAHMDEVGMIVTSIRSDGSLTFGAVGGVDPFVMIGRQVLVGDATLPGVIGAKAVHKLSAAQRDQAPTCDALSIDIGAVDAEQAKRYVRPGDFVHFLPNYRSMGDGMIASKALDDRAGCAILLDLLEQEPEYDTWFAFLVQEEVGLRGAMAAAYTIAPDYAIVLETTTASDIPDVSGAKQVCRLGGGAVVSFMDRSTLYDRELYRLAFDTARREQIPVQTKTMIAGGNDSGAIHISGKGVRTLAISAPCRYLHSPSCVLAYKDLCACEQLAGAMMQEIRQL